TGAATCATTCGTATAATTTCCGGATGATCGGATGAACGACCAGGCTTTCACTTTCCAGACATTACACCCGGATACCATTATGGATGCGCTGTTTGAGCAGGGTATTCGGGTGGATTCCGGGCTAACCCCATTAAATAGCTACGAAAACCGCGTCTATCAATTCCAGGACGAGGATCGTCAGCGCTTCGTTGTGAAGTTCTATCGTCCCAAGCGCTGGTCCGCTGAACAAATTCAGGAAGAGCATCAGTTTGCTCACGATCTGCTGAATGATGAAGTTCCTGTTGCCGCACCGATAAAATTCAATAACCAAACGTTGCTTATGCACGAAGGGTTTTACTACGCCGTATTTCCCAGTCTGGGGGGCCGCCAGTTTGAAGCGGACAATATCGACCAAATGGAGTGGGTTGCCCGCTATCTGGGGCGCATGCATCAGACGGGATGCAAAACGCCGTTTATTGCCCGCCCGACTATAGGTACTCAGGAATACCTTATTGAACCCCGTCAGGTCTTCGAAACCTCAGCGCTTATCCCCTCTGCGTTGAAGGACGCGTTTCTCAGCGCGACGGATAAACTTATTGGGGCGGTAAAAGCCTGCTGGCGCGATGATATTTCCGTTCTGCGTCTGCATGGTGATTGTCATGCCGGGAATATTCTCTGGCGCGATGGCCCACTGTTTGTTGACCTCGATGATGCGCGGATGGGGCCGGCCGTGCAGGATTTGTGGATGCTGCTCAACGGCGACAAAGCCGAGCAACGTATGCAGCTTGAAACGATTATTGAAGCCTATGAAGAGTTTAGCCCTTTTAATTCAGACGAAATTGCCCTGATAGAGCCTTTACGCGCGATGCGTTTTGTTTATTATCTCGCATGGTTAATCAGGCGTTGGGATGACCCCGCATTTCCTCGTAATTTCCCGTGGCTTACCGGAGAGGATTACTGGCGTAGCCAGATATCCACATTTACTGAGCAGGTTAAGGTTCTTCAGGAGCCCCCTCTGCAATTAACGCCGATGTATTAATTGGACACACCCAGGAGAGAGTTAATCATGAAAAAAATTTGGCTGGCGCTGGCAGGTATGATTCTGGCATTTAGCGCTTCTGCTGCGCAGTTTACCGACGGCAAACAGTACATCACACTGGAAAAGCCCGTTGCTGGCGAGCCACAGGTTCTGGAGTTCTTTTCGTTCTATTGCCCACATTGCTACCAGTTCGAGCAGGTGCTGCATGTTTCTGACAACGTGAAGAAAAAGCTGCCGGAAGGCACCAAAATGACCAAATACCACGTAGAATTCCTGGGTCCATTGGGTAAAGACCTGACTCAGGCGTGGGCTGTTGCCATTGCACTGGGTGTGGAAGATAAGATCACTTCTCCAATGTTTGAAGCCGTGCAGAAAACCCAGACCGTTCAGACCACGGCTGATATCCGTAAAGTGTTCGTTGACGCTGGTGTGAAAGGTGAAGACTATGACGCTGCGTGGAACAGCTTTGTCGTGAAATCTCTGGTGGCTCAACAGGAAAAAGCTGCTGCCGATCTGCAACTGCAGGGCGTTCCGGCGATGTATGTTAACGGCAAATATCAGCTGAACATGCAGGGCATGGACACCAGCAGCATGGATATCTTCGTACAGCAGTACGCAGACACCGTGAAATACCTGGTCGAGAAGAAGTAAACCCAATGATATAAAAACGCCGGTCATTGACCGGCGTTTTTGTTTGAAGCTTTGATGTTCTCTATCTGCTCATCTTTCTCTTTCCAGAGCGTATTAAGCCAAAGCTGGAAACGACGTTTGAAGTTCTTATCGTTAACGTAATCCCCATGCAGTTCGGTATCAATTGGCACCAGATCGACACGAACAACAATACGCGTCAGCTTGCCGCTGAGCATATCGAAGAAAGGCGTCTTATCGTTTTCCGGATAGCAGAGCGTCACGTTCAGTAATTTATCGAACTGCGCCCCCAGCACGTTAAGCGCCATTGCAATTCCCGCCGCCTTGGGCGGCAGCAGGTTCTGGTATGGAGAGCGAGTCTGGAGACGCTTCTCGTCTGTAAACCGTGAGCCTTCGACAAAGTTCACAATTGTCGTTGGATGAGCGCGAAATTTCTCGCACGAACGTCGCGTCGTTTCCACATCTTTACCACGACGCTCCGGGTGACGAATCAAATAGCTGCGCGAATAGCGTTTCATAAATGGCATATCCAGCGCCCAGCAGGCCAGGCCGATAAAAGGTACCCAGGCCAGCTGTTGCTTCAGGAAGTATTTATTCATCGGGATATGCTTACGGAACAGCACGCATAGCACCACGATGTCGGCCCAGCTGTGGTGATTGCAGATCAGCAGATACCAGTTCTTTTTATTGAGTCTTTCGAGACCCTCAACGTCCCACTTAAGATGGGGGTTCAGGTACAGCAGGGTGGCTAACCCTTCGCACCAGCAGTACATCATGAAATTACAAAACGCCGACACGGCTCGCCAAACCGTAGGCAAAGGTAACAGCAATTTAATTATCCCGGCGATGATGATCGGTACAGAACAAGCGATCGTCACCAGAATAGTTAAAATGATGCTTAACAGTAATGTTATTGCAGCGAGCAATCTCGACATGATGAGCTTTTTCAAATAGTTAGCTGTAATTAAGCGACCGATTATTCGGTGCAGGGCGCTGATTTTATCAGAAATCAGACAAAATAATGGCGCTTTCATACTGTGACATGATGGCTTATCTCCCGCCGCAGAAGATTTCACTACAATTACGCTGCAAACGGGGTATATATCCACATATGCTATATTTTCATCATCAGGCAATATAAATCAGGGGTTGTATATAACCTTATGATAATGAAGTGTAAATTATATAACTCTGTGAGATTGTAGCGTTTGTTATTCATATGAAGTGAAAGTATTCACAAAGTTATCCACAGATTTGTTTTTGCGAGCGATCCTCACGATCGCAAAATCTTTTCCTGTATCAGGCGCTAATAACTGATGTTTTCATCCTTCTGTGGCATCCTTTACCCATAAATTGATTAAAGGCACGGACATTATGGTTCAGATCCCAGAAAACCCTCTTATTCTCGTCGACGGCTCTTCTTACCTGTATCGGGCGTATCATGCGTTTCCTCCTCTGACCAATAGCGCAGGGGAACCTACCGGCGCGATGTACGGTGTGCTTAACATGCTGCGCAGCCTGATCCTTCAGTATCAGCCAACCCACGCGGCAGTCGTATTTGATGCGAAAGGCAAAACCTTCCGCGATGAGCTGTTTGAGCATTACAAATCCCACCGTCCGCCAATGCCTGACGATCTGCGTGCGCAGATTGAGCCGCTGCATGCGATGGTGAAAGCGATGGGTCTGCCACTGCTGGCGGTTTCAGGTGTGGAAGCGGATGACGTCATTGGCACTCTGGCCCGTGAAGCCGAAAAAATGGGCCGTCCGGTTCTCATCAGTACTGGTGATAAAGATATGGCGCAGCTGGTGACGCCAGGGATCACCCTGATTAACACCATGACCAACACCATCCTCGGCCCTGAAGAGGTGGTCGCAAAATATGGCGTGCCGCCAGAGCTGATTATCGACTTCCTCGCATTGATGGGCGACTCATCAGATAACATCCCGGGCGTGCCGGGCGTTGGCGAAAAAACGGCACAGGCGCTCCTTCAGGGACTGGGTGGGCTGGATACGCTGTATGCGGAGTCTGACAAAATCGCCGGGCTCTCCTTCCGTGGCGCAAAAACTATGGCCGGGAAGCTGGAAGAGAATAAAGAGGTGGCTTATCTCTCCTATAAGCTGGCGACGATTAAAACCGATGTTGAGCTGGAACTGGGATGTGAACAGCTAGAAGTGCAACAGCCATCAGCAGACGATCTGCTGGGTTTGTTTAAAAAATATGAATTTAAGCGCTGGACCACCGACGTGGAAGCCGGTAAATGGCTGCAGGCAAAAGGCGCCAAACCTGCAGCGAAGCCAAAAGAGACGATTGTCATCGATGCCGACGATCAGGCAGAAGAGGAAGCCGCTGCGCTCTCTTTTGAGCACTACGAAACCGTTCTTGAAGAGTCACAGCTGGTTGCCTGGATCGAGAAACTGAAAAAAGCGCCGGTGTTTGCTTTCGACACGGAAACCGACAGTCTGGATAACATTATCGCCAATATGGTGGGCCTGTCCTTTGCGACAGAGCCGGGTATCGCTGCTTATGTTCCCGTTGCACATGATTACCTGGACGCTCCGGAGCAACTCTCTCGCGAACGCGTGCTTGAGCTGCTTAAGCCGATTCTGGAAGACGACAAGGCGTTGAAGGTAGGGCAAAACCTCAAATACGACCGCGGTATTCTGCAAAACTATGGTATTGAGCTGCGCGGTATCGCGTTTGATACCATGCTGGAATCCTACATTCTGGACAGTGTAGCGGGTCGTCATGATATGGACTCCCTGTCTGACCGCTGGCTGAAGCACAAAACCATCACCTTCGAAGAGATTGCCGGAAAAGGCAAAAATCAGCTCACCTTTAACCAGATTGCGCTGGAAGAGGCAGGACGCTACGCGGCAGAAGATGCCGACGTCACGCTGCAGTTGCATCTGAAAATGTGGCCAAAACTGCAGAAGCACGAAGGGCCGCTGAATGTGTTTCAGAACATCGAGATGCCGCTGGTACCTGTCCTTTCACGCATCGAGCGTAACGGCGTAAAAATCGACCCGACGGTACTGCACAACCACTCGGGTGAACTTGCCCAGCGTCTGACCGAACTTGAGCAAAAGGCGCATGAGCTTGCCGGTGAGCCGTTTAACCTCTCATCGCCAAAACAGCTGCAAACCATCCTGTTTGAAAAGCAGGGGATCAAACCGCTGAAGAAAACGCCAGGCGGTGCACCATCCACCTCGGAAGAGGTGCTGGAGGAGCTGGCGCTGGATTATCCACTGCCAAAAGTCATTCTGGAGTACCGTGGTCTGGCAAAGCTGAAATCGACTTACACCGATAAGCTGCCGCTGATGATCAACCCGAAAACGGGTCGTGTGCATACCTCATACCATCAGGCGGTGGCGGCTACTGGTCGACTCTCCTCGACCGATCCAAACTTGCAGAACATCCCAGTACGAAATGAAGAAGGGCGACGCATTCGTCAGGCGTTTATTGCGCCTGATGACTATCTGATTGTCTCTGCTGACTACTCGCAAATCGAGCTGCGCATTATGGCGCACCTCTCGCGTGATAAGGGGCTGCTGACAGCATTTGCCGAAGGGAAGGATATCCACCGGGCAACCGCCGCTGAAGTCTTCGGTCTGCCGCTGGACAGCGTGACAAACGAACAACGCCGCAGCGCGAAAGCAATCAACTTCGGCCTGATTTACGGCATGAGCGCCTTCGGTCTTTCACGCCAGCTCAATATTCCGCGTAAAGAGTCGCAGAAGTATATGGATCTCTACTTCGAGCGTTATCCGGGTGTACTGGAGTATATGGAACGCACCCGCGCTCAGGCGAAGGAGAAAGGCTACGTTGAAACCCTGGACGGTCGTCGTCTCTACCTACCTGACATCAAATCCAGCAATGCGGCGCGCCGTGCGGGCGCAGAACGTGCCGCAATCAACGCCCCGATGCAAGGAACCGCTGCTGACATTATCAAACGCGCAATGATTGCCGTGGATGCCTGGCTGGAAAAAGAGAAACCGCGTGTGAAAATGATCATGCAGGTACACGATGAACTGGTGTTCGAAGTGCACAAAGACGATCTCGATAGCGTGTCGAAGAAGATCCACGAACTGATGGAAAGCAGCATGAAACTTGATGTGCCGTTGCTGGTGGAAGTGGGGAGTGGTGAAAACTGGGATCAGGCTCACTAACGGTTCGGCGAATAACGCGCTTTTTATGTAAGTTAGCAACATAACGACGTGCGTTTTGTGACGATCATTAGAATTCCCTATGTAAAGAATGAAAAAAAACTACAAAAAGTGCTTTTTCTACAGCAAAAAAAGGGGTAGAGTTAGCGGCGTAGGGTACAGAGGTAAGATGTTCTATCTTTCAGACCTTTTACTTCACGTAATCGGATTTGGCTGAATATTTTAGCCGCCCCAGTCAGTAATGACTGGGGCGTTTTTTATTGCGGCAAAGAAAATGACAGACAAAAAAAAGCGCGGACATTTCCGCGCCGGGTATTACTCTTCTTCCGCTTCTGTCGCGGGTTCCAGCTCGTTGAACCAGCTATCGAGCTTCTGACGCAGCTTATCCACCCCCTGCTTTTTCAGCGAGGAGAACGGCTCAACCTGCACGTCACCATTGAAGGCCAGTACTGCTTCGCGAACCATATTCACCTGCGCTTTACGCGCGCCGCTCGCCAGCTTATCCGCTTTTGTCAGCAGCACCAGAACAGCAATATCACTTGCGACAGCCCAGTCGATCATCTGCTGATCAAGGTCTTTCAGCGGGTGACGGATATCCATCAGCACGACCAGACCTTTCAGGCACATGCGTTTTTCCAGGTATTCACCCAGCGCACGCTGCCACTTGATCTTCATCTCTTCCGGTACCTGCGCGTAACCGTACCCCGGTAAGTCGACCAGGCGTTTGCCTTCAGCCACTTCAAACAGGTTAATGAGCTGAGTTCGGCCAGGTGTTTTTGAGGTACGCGCCAGGCTCTTCTGATTGGTCAGCGTATTCAGAGCGCTGGATTTACCCGCATTCGAGCGGCCAGCAAAGGCCACTTCGATGCCGGTATCAGAAGGCAGGTGGCGAATATCGGGCGCACTGGTGACAAAATGCGTCTGTTGGTAGTTCCAGGTAGTCACGTGGTCGTCTCCAAAAATCGTAATCTGCGGGGGATTATACCTGAATGCGGGCAAAAGGCTTTTTTCATTGTGCCTGGCCTGTAGGCTTAAGCCCTGGCCGATGTGAGAGATCGGCTATTAATACTATGGGAGATTTCAGAGAAATCGCAGGTGTAAAAAAATACAAACTGTTTTAAATCATAGGATTAATATTGAGTCATTATCTGAAAATCCGTTTTTGTACTCTTTCGTTGCTTGTTAGTTTAACTGAACAAGGTAAAGTGTGCGTCAAGGCGGGGGTGCCAACAGGATAAGGACTTAGGGATAAGGGTCAGGAGCGCCAGGAGGCGAAGACGCAGGATTGTCAGGATGACCAGCGCCTGGAGGCGTTTTAACAGGAAAGGGAACCGTACACGGACGGTATCAGCCAAAGGATAAACAGGGTTTGTTGTAGGCAAACACGGAATGTCTGACCCGTTAAGGGTTGTGAGTCAGGAAAAAAGGCGACAGATTGCTCTGTCGCCTTTTTTCTTTGCTTGCTTTCTGCTAGATTTCGCCGCAATTCTATACTGAAGAAAACGACTTAAAGATAAAATATCATGAAAAAACCGACCTCCGCAGCGGGCGCTAAACGCCCTGCCAAAGCACGCCGCAAAACGCGCGAAGAACTGAACCAGGAAGCGCGCGATCGCAAACGCGATAAAAAACATCGCGGTCATGCTGCGGGTAGCCGTGCAAACGGTGGCGGTGCATCTGGCGCTTCTGCGAAAAATAAGCCGCAGAAAGATCCGCGTATCGGCAGTAAAACTCCCATTCCACTGGGCGTGACAGACACCCCGGTCACTAAGCAGCACAAACCAAAGAGCGAGAAACCTATGCTTTCACCGCAGGCTGAGCTGGATTTGCTGGAGAACGATGAGCGCCTGGACGCGCTGCTGGAACGTCTTGAAGAGGGTGAAACCCTGACCGCCGACGAGCAGTCATGGGTGGATGCCAAACTGGATCGCATCGATGAACTGATGCAGAAGCTGGGCCTGTCATACGACGATGACGAAGACGAAGAAGAAGACGAAAAGCAGGAAGATATGATGCGTCTTCTGAAGGGTGGAAACTAACATTTGCACCCGGCAGGAACGATAGTCCTGCTTATAACCCTTCCGGTTATATGTTATCTGGTGTGGTTATTCGTTAAACTACGGCGGTTGTCGCGGCGACAGAAGTGGCTGCGCACCCGAATGATGGTCCGCAATGGGGCCAGAACGGGCCGCCGTATACGAACGCGACACCAACGGAAGGAGTGAGCATGTCTGTACCATCTATCGACTGGGATTTGGCCCTGATCCAGAAGTATAACTATTCCGGGCCGCGTTATACGTCATACCCTACCGCGCTGGAATTCTCTGATGCCTTCGGCGAGGGTGAGTTTCAGCAGGCTATCGCGCGCTATCCAGAGCGCCCGCTGTCGCTCTACGTCCATATTCCGTTCTGCCATAAACTCTGCTACTTCTGTGGCTGCAATAAAATCGTCACCCGTCAGCAGCATAAAGCCGATCAGTATCTGGATGCGCTGGAGCAGGAAATTTTGCACCGCGCGCCGTTGTTTACTGGTCGTCACGTCAGCCAGCTTCACTGGGGCGGCGGTACGCCAACCTATCTGAATAAAGCACAGATCAGCCGCTTGATGGCGCTTTTACGCGGCAACTTCAATTTTAAGGAAGATGCAGAAATCTCGATCGAGGTCGATCCGCGAGAAATCGAGCTGGATGTGCTGGATCATTTACGTGCCGAAGGCTTCAATCGCCTGAGTATGGGCGTGCAGGACTTCAATAAAGAGGTCCAGCGTCTGGTGAACCGCGAGCAGGACGAAGAATTTATCTTTGCCTTACTCAACCATGCGCGTGAAATTGGTTTCACCTCAACCAATATCGACCTGATATACGGCCTGCCAAAGCAGACGCCGGACAGCTTTGCTTTCACGCTTAAACGCGTAGCCGAACTCAACCCGGACCGCCTGAGCGTATTTAATTATGCGCATCTGCCGACGCTCTTTGCCGCGCAGCGCAAAATCAAAGATGCCGATCTGCCTTCTGCTCAACAGAAGCTGGATATTCTGCAGGAAACCATTACCTCGCTGACCGAAACCGGCTATCAGTTTATTGGCATGGATCACTTTGCCCGTCCGGATGACGAGCTGGCCATTGCTCAGCGCGAAGGGGTACTGCATCGTAACTTCCAGGGTTACACCACCCAGGGCGATACCGATTTGCTGGGGATGGGCGTTTCCGCCATCAGCATGATTGGTGACTGCTACGCGCAGAACCAGAAAGAGTTGAAGCTCTACTATCAGCAGGTGGATGAAAAGGGCAACGCGCTGTGGCGCGGCATCGCGTTAACACGTGACGACTGCATTCGTCGTGATGTGATTAAGGCGCTTATCTGCAACTTCCGTCTCGATTTCAGCGACGTTGAGTCGCTGTGGGATCTGCACTTCAGCGATTATTTTGCAGAAGACCTGAAGCTCCTGGCGCCGCTGGCGAAAGACGGGCTGGTGGATGTGTCGGAGAGTGCGATTGAGGTCACGCCGAAAGGGCGTTTGTTGATTCGTAATATCTGCATGTGCTTTGACGCTTACCTTCGCCAGAAAGCGCGTCTGCAGCAGTTCTCGCGTGTGATTTAAGCCGCAAAAGCGCGAAACGTAGGCCGGGTAAGGCGAAGCCGCCACCCGGCTTTTACATTTTTACCCGCTAGCTAAACAGCCCAACCAGCGCCGCACACAACACAGCAGCAACTGCGGTTTGCGGCGTGTGGCTTTCAGCTGCTCCGCTAGAGAGCATATTGACTAATGTTTCCAGCATGATGTTCACCCCCAATTTCCGGGCACGATCATACAAAACTCATCGACACAGTAAAGCGCAAAATAACGGCAATTTGCGCTCAATTAATAATCTTTACACAGAGGTGAAAATCACTCCATTCCCAGCTCTTTAAGCTTGCGTGTCAGGGTATTACGTCCCCATCCCAGCAGGCGGGCTGCTTCCTGTTTATGGCCCTGCGTATGACGGAGTGCGGTGGTTAACAACGTGCGTTCCATCTCCGGCTGCGCCTCAGAAAGCAAATTTTGATGACCGGAACGCAGCGCGCGGTCGGCCCACTGTGCCAGCAGCGTCGCCCAGCTGTCCGGCAGCGCATGGCCTGTGCTGCTTTCGGGCGCGGTCGCTTCAAAAAGCTCAGCCGGTAAATCCTGAATCAATACCTCCTGTCCGGCGGCCATGACGGTGAGCCAACGACAGGTGTTTTCCAGCTGACGCACGTTCCCCGGCCAGGCCAGGCGGGTGAGGGCGGCATCGGTTTCCGGGTGAAGCTGTTTAGCTTCTACACCCAGTTCACGCGCGGCAACCTGCAGGAAGTGACGTGCCAGGCGAGGGATATCTTCACGGCGTTCACGTAACGGCGGCAGATGGACGCGAATAACGTTCAGGCGATGGAATAAATCCTCACGGAATTTACCCTCCTGCACGCGCTGCTCCAGATTCTGGTGTGTCGCGGCAATAATGCGCACATCCACTTTTACTGGCGCATAACCGCCTACGCGATAAAACTGTCCGTCGGCCAGCACACGCAGAAGGCGGGTCTGAACATCCAGAGGCATATCACCAATTTCATCCAGGAACAACGTTCCCCCATCTGCCTGTTCGAAGCGGCCCTGACGAATGGTATTCGCACCGGTAAATGCCCCTTTCTCGTGGCCGAACAGTTCGGATTCAATCAAATCCTTCGGGATCGCCGCCATATTGAGGGCGATAAACGGCGCTTTTGCCCGCGGGCTGTGGCGATGTAAGGCGTGCGCGACCAACTCTTTCCCGGTTCCCGATTCACCGTTAATCAGTACGCTGATGGACGAACGCGACAGACGGCCAATAATGCGAAACACATCCTGCATGGCCGGTGCTTCGCCAATGATGTCCGTGGTAGGGCCGAAATCGGGGGCATTACGGGGCTGTTGCTGCTCCTGGTAATGGCTAATGGCACGCTCAACCAGCGCGACCGCTTCGTCGATATCAAACGGTTTGGGCAGGTAATCGAATGCCCCTTGCTGATAGGCGCTCACGGCGGCATCCAGATCGGAGTGTGCCGTCATTATGATGACCGGAAGCATCGGGTGGCGTTGTTTGATCTGCTTTAAAAGCGCCAGCCCGTCCATACCCGGCATACGAATATCCGACAGCAGAACATCCGGCGTTTTGGTGGTGAGTGCGTCGAGCACTTCGCTGCCGCTCTCAAACGTCGTGCAGCTTAATCCCGCTCCTGTGAGCGCGCGTTCAAGCACCCAACGGATGGAGCTATCGTCATCGACTACCCAGACTATCCCTCGTTGCATAAACGTCACCTTTATTTTTTAATCGGCAGGAAAACCGAAAACTCGGTATGTCCCGGCCAACTGGTAAATTCAATTTTTCCAGAGTGTTGATCGATCAAACTGCGGGCAATGGATAACCCCAGCCCGGTACCGCCTTCGCGACCGCTGACCATCGGGTAGAACAGGGTGTCCTGCAGATGAGACGGGATCCCCGGCCCGTTATCCTCAACGTCGATGCGTGCCGCCAGCCGATAGCGCACGCCATGCAAGGTGAGCTGGAAAGCGGTACGGGTACGCAAAATGATTTCGCCGCCTTCCGGTCCCAGAGCCTGCAGCGCATTACGCACAATATTCAACAGGACCTGCTCAATCTGGTCCGGATCGTGCGCCAGTTCCGGCAGGCTGGGGTCATAATCCCGCACCAGGGTGACGTTCTCCGGCAGCTCCATCGAAACGAGTTTCACCACCCGCTCAGCGACTTTATGAATGCTTTCTGAAACGTGCATGCCTGGCTGTTGCGGCCCGAGGAGGCGGTCAACCAGGTTGCGCAGACGGTCGGCCTGCTCAATGATGACGTTGGTATACTCCGCCAGCGCAGGGTCCGGCAGCGCTTTGGTTAACAGCTGCGCCGCCCCGCGTAATCCGCCCAGTGGGTTTTTGATTTCATGCGCCAGGCCCCGCACCAGATCGCGGGCGGCAATTTGCTGCGCATGTTGAAGTTGCTCCTGGCTCAGTCGGCGCTGATTGTCCATCGGCGCCATTTCGAGCAGGATCAACCCTTCAGGAAGACGTTGCGCGGTGAGCGACAAAATATGCGAGCGCCCGTCGATGACCAGCGTCACTTCGTTATCGGTGAACCCCTGACCGGCCTGCAGACTTTCCTGCATCAGGCCAATGTTCAGCGAAAAATAGCTCAATAATTCTGGCAGCGGAGTGCCAAACAGTTTGCGTGCGCTTTGGGCGAGCAGTTGCTGCGCCGCCGGGTTGGCGTAATGAACAGCCAGCTCGTCATCGACCAGCAAAATGCTGTTAATTAACGAATTGAGGATCTGCCCAGCATCGGGCAGCGTGCCAGTTGCCATTCAGCAGTCTCCTGGAGTTGGTTGCACTAATTTAGTGCAGTATAGCTTTTTCGTCGTAAAAAGCGCGTGAGATCAGGTTGTTGGTGGAGAAAAAAGCCCATCCGGAGATGGGCTGAAAGTTTCCACGGCAACAAAAAAAAGCTTTCGGGGCCGCGCCTGAAGAGTGGCGCGAAACCCGTTGTAACTTAAACGCTGTAGTACAGTTCGAATTCAACCGGATGCGGAGTCATGCGCACGCGGTCGTTCTCTTCAGTACGCAGGGCGATGTAGGCATCGATAGCGTCATCAGTGAATACGCCACCCGCAGTCAAGAACTCGCGGTCTGCGTCCAGCGCCTGCAGGGCTTCTTCCAGAGAGCCAGCAACCTGTGGGATCTCTTTCGCTTCTTCTGGTGGCAGGTCGTACAGGTTTTTGTCCATCGCTTCGCCTGGGTGGATCTTGTTCTTGATACCGTCCAGACCGGCCATCAGCAGTGCTGCGAAGCACAGGTATGGGTTAGCCGCTGGATCCGGGAAGCGCACTTCGATACGACGCGCTTTAGGAGAAGCCACCACCGGGATACGGATAGAAGCAGAACGGTTACGTGCAGAGTAAGCCAGCATAACAGGTGCTTCGTAGCCTGGGACCAGACGCTTGTAAGAGTTGGTGGTTGGGTTCGCCAGGGCGTTGATCGCTTTAGCGTGTTTGATTACGCCGCCAATGTAGTACAGCGCCTGCTCAGACAGACCTGCATATTTGTCACCAGAGAACAGGTTGGTACCGTTCTTGGACAGGGACATGTGGCAGTGCATACCGGAACCGTTGTCGCCAAACATTGGTTTTGGCATGAAGGTCGCGGTTTTACCGAAACGGTGCGCAACGTTGTGCACAACGTATTTGTAGATCTGAATTTCGTCCGCTTTTTTGGTCATGGTGTTGAAGCGGGTTGCCACTTCGTTCTGACCCGCAGTCGCCACTTCGTGGTGGTGAGCTTCTACCACCAGGCCCATCTCTTCCATCACCAGACACATGGTGGAACGAATGTCCTGTGCGGAATCGACCGGAGGAACCGGGAAGTAGCCGCCTTTCACGCCAGGACGGTGACCTTTGTTACCACCTTCGTATTTGGTGGAGGAGTTCCATGCACCTTCGATGTCGTCGATAGCCACGTGGGAGCCAGAGATAGAGGCACCGAAACGAATGTCATCGAACAGGAAGAATTCTGGTTCTGGCCCGAACAGAACGGTGTCTGCGATGCCAGTAGAACGCAGGTACTCTTCAGCGCGTTTAGCGATGGAGCGTGGGTCGCGGTCGTAGCCCTGCAGCGTGCCTGGCTCGAGGATATCGCAACGGATGATCAGG
This region of Enterobacter cloacae complex sp. R_G8 genomic DNA includes:
- the dsbA gene encoding thiol:disulfide interchange protein DsbA, with translation MKKIWLALAGMILAFSASAAQFTDGKQYITLEKPVAGEPQVLEFFSFYCPHCYQFEQVLHVSDNVKKKLPEGTKMTKYHVEFLGPLGKDLTQAWAVAIALGVEDKITSPMFEAVQKTQTVQTTADIRKVFVDAGVKGEDYDAAWNSFVVKSLVAQQEKAAADLQLQGVPAMYVNGKYQLNMQGMDTSSMDIFVQQYADTVKYLVEKK
- the yihA gene encoding ribosome biogenesis GTP-binding protein YihA/YsxC produces the protein MTTWNYQQTHFVTSAPDIRHLPSDTGIEVAFAGRSNAGKSSALNTLTNQKSLARTSKTPGRTQLINLFEVAEGKRLVDLPGYGYAQVPEEMKIKWQRALGEYLEKRMCLKGLVVLMDIRHPLKDLDQQMIDWAVASDIAVLVLLTKADKLASGARKAQVNMVREAVLAFNGDVQVEPFSSLKKQGVDKLRQKLDSWFNELEPATEAEEE
- a CDS encoding acyltransferase — translated: MSRLLAAITLLLSIILTILVTIACSVPIIIAGIIKLLLPLPTVWRAVSAFCNFMMYCWCEGLATLLYLNPHLKWDVEGLERLNKKNWYLLICNHHSWADIVVLCVLFRKHIPMNKYFLKQQLAWVPFIGLACWALDMPFMKRYSRSYLIRHPERRGKDVETTRRSCEKFRAHPTTIVNFVEGSRFTDEKRLQTRSPYQNLLPPKAAGIAMALNVLGAQFDKLLNVTLCYPENDKTPFFDMLSGKLTRIVVRVDLVPIDTELHGDYVNDKNFKRRFQLWLNTLWKEKDEQIENIKASNKNAGQ
- the polA gene encoding DNA polymerase I, with translation MVQIPENPLILVDGSSYLYRAYHAFPPLTNSAGEPTGAMYGVLNMLRSLILQYQPTHAAVVFDAKGKTFRDELFEHYKSHRPPMPDDLRAQIEPLHAMVKAMGLPLLAVSGVEADDVIGTLAREAEKMGRPVLISTGDKDMAQLVTPGITLINTMTNTILGPEEVVAKYGVPPELIIDFLALMGDSSDNIPGVPGVGEKTAQALLQGLGGLDTLYAESDKIAGLSFRGAKTMAGKLEENKEVAYLSYKLATIKTDVELELGCEQLEVQQPSADDLLGLFKKYEFKRWTTDVEAGKWLQAKGAKPAAKPKETIVIDADDQAEEEAAALSFEHYETVLEESQLVAWIEKLKKAPVFAFDTETDSLDNIIANMVGLSFATEPGIAAYVPVAHDYLDAPEQLSRERVLELLKPILEDDKALKVGQNLKYDRGILQNYGIELRGIAFDTMLESYILDSVAGRHDMDSLSDRWLKHKTITFEEIAGKGKNQLTFNQIALEEAGRYAAEDADVTLQLHLKMWPKLQKHEGPLNVFQNIEMPLVPVLSRIERNGVKIDPTVLHNHSGELAQRLTELEQKAHELAGEPFNLSSPKQLQTILFEKQGIKPLKKTPGGAPSTSEEVLEELALDYPLPKVILEYRGLAKLKSTYTDKLPLMINPKTGRVHTSYHQAVAATGRLSSTDPNLQNIPVRNEEGRRIRQAFIAPDDYLIVSADYSQIELRIMAHLSRDKGLLTAFAEGKDIHRATAAEVFGLPLDSVTNEQRRSAKAINFGLIYGMSAFGLSRQLNIPRKESQKYMDLYFERYPGVLEYMERTRAQAKEKGYVETLDGRRLYLPDIKSSNAARRAGAERAAINAPMQGTAADIIKRAMIAVDAWLEKEKPRVKMIMQVHDELVFEVHKDDLDSVSKKIHELMESSMKLDVPLLVEVGSGENWDQAH
- the yihI gene encoding Der GTPase-activating protein YihI, with the translated sequence MKKPTSAAGAKRPAKARRKTREELNQEARDRKRDKKHRGHAAGSRANGGGASGASAKNKPQKDPRIGSKTPIPLGVTDTPVTKQHKPKSEKPMLSPQAELDLLENDERLDALLERLEEGETLTADEQSWVDAKLDRIDELMQKLGLSYDDDEDEEEDEKQEDMMRLLKGGN
- a CDS encoding serine/threonine protein kinase; translation: MNDQAFTFQTLHPDTIMDALFEQGIRVDSGLTPLNSYENRVYQFQDEDRQRFVVKFYRPKRWSAEQIQEEHQFAHDLLNDEVPVAAPIKFNNQTLLMHEGFYYAVFPSLGGRQFEADNIDQMEWVARYLGRMHQTGCKTPFIARPTIGTQEYLIEPRQVFETSALIPSALKDAFLSATDKLIGAVKACWRDDISVLRLHGDCHAGNILWRDGPLFVDLDDARMGPAVQDLWMLLNGDKAEQRMQLETIIEAYEEFSPFNSDEIALIEPLRAMRFVYYLAWLIRRWDDPAFPRNFPWLTGEDYWRSQISTFTEQVKVLQEPPLQLTPMY